The sequence CGCTCGGCATGACCGAGGGCGTCCGGTCCCCCGTACCGCTCGACCTCGGGCTCGTAGGTGTCCAGAACCACCTTCCCGATGACCCCCGCCTCCTCGCGCGCCTGCGCCCAGGCATGGAGCTCGGGCAGCAGCACCGGCCACAGGGACTCCGGTTCGCCGTGGAAGCGCAACCGGATATGCGGTGCCGGATCCTCGTAACGGAGGAAGAACCAGAGGTCGGCGCCCGCCCTGCGGAGCAGGCCGGGATCGGTCAGCGGTCCGAGGTGGCGGGCCAGCACCTCCGGCTGGCGGGCCTGCGGGACGTAGATCTTCGCGTACAGCCACTCGCCGCCAGGCAGATGAGCACGCGGTCCGCGGACGCGGTCGGTGCCACTCGTCGGAACCGGAACCGGCGCCGCCACGGGGCGGGCCTGCCGGGTGCCGTGCACAGTGCTCGGGCCCGTGCCGTGCGCGGCGCTCGGGCCGCTGGGCCTGGCGAAGACGGGGAAGAAGAACTCGGCGGCATGGGAACCTTCGGGGCCTCGGAACCACTGCCGTTCCACCCGGCCGCCGAACCGCTCCACCAGCGTCAGACCGGGTGCCCGCCGCACCTCGTCGCGGAACGCCAGGAGATGCAGCGGATCGTCGAGGTCGACCGCGACACGGTGGTCGGCCTTGGTGAGCAGCACCTGCCGGGGTACGTCCCAGCGCCGCCGCCATTGCCCGACCTGCCCGCACCACTCCTCGTCCCCGCGGTCGGCCGCGGCGCACAGGGCCCGGTCCGGCAGCCAGCGCGCCGGGGCGAGCACGGTCCGGGCGTGGCGCACCCGCGGCAACGCGGGAGCCGACGCCCAGCTTCCCCAGCTCCACGGCGCGCAGAAGGCCCGCCCTTCCTGCCCGATCTCCAGCAGGAACCGTGCCACGTACGGGAGATGGCGGCTGCTCGGGTTGAGCATCGAGTACGAGAGCGGGCGCACCCTTCGGCCGGTCAAGGTGTCGAGGAGCCGGAGGCCGTCCGTGTCCGCGGACACCGCCAGGTTCTCCACGCGCAGATCGTGCAGTTCATGAGGATTGTGCAGTTCATGCAATTCATGCGGATCATGCAGTGCGCGCAGATCATGCGGACGGCGCGGATCATCCCGTTCGCGCGCCGTCTCCGCCGCGGCTGGACCGACGCCCAGGGGGATGCGATGGGACAGCCACTGCGGGACGGCGGAGACATTGGCGGAACGCATCACCCTGGGCCGGAAGGCGACACAGGCGGGGATCTCGTCGTCCGGGGCGCTCCGCTCGGTGCGCAGCGCCAGCTCCTGCACCTGCGCGGTCGCCCGGCCGAGCACCGGCGCGAACCGGCTGAAGGTCGCTCCGGCCAGCGGGGACACCGCCTGGGGTGCGAGCACCAGATGGAAGTCCCCGCCGCACAGGGCGTCCCAGCCCGGTGCCACCAGCTCGGCTCCCACCTCCATGCTCAGCGGGGCCGGCCCCCGCTCCGCCGGCTCCAGGGCGCGTACGGTCTCCTCGTCGAGCACCACTTCCCGGGCGCCGCTGCGGGCCGCGGCCATCAACAACTCGCCGAGCACCCGGTCGCGCGTCTCGCGCGCCCCGGTCTCGGGGGCGGGCCGGGGCGCACCGGGCCGGCGGTAGTGGCGAGGCAGCCCCAACCCACGGGTTTCGTCGAGCAGTTCCAGGACCGGAACCGGCCGGTCGGTGCCGTACCGCTCCAGGAAGGCCAGGTGGTAGTCGCGCAGGTGCGGATTGCCCCGGTGAACGGGCGAGGTCCGCCACAGCACCGTCGCGGCCCGTTCCGCTTCCCGGGCCACTTCCCGCGGCAGGGTCAGCCGCACATCCAGCGCCAGGTCCGTCTGAAGGACGTCCGTCGCAGGCTGTACCGCCCGCATCCGCTCACGGACCGCGTCCAGCCGGGCGCGCCGGCCCTCCGCCGGCGCGGCATCCAGGGCGCCCAACTCAGCCTGGATGACATACAGTTCACGGACCGTCGGATGATCGACTCCGCGCATCCGCTCGCATACGTGGTCGAGGGGGGCGGTGCAGTCGGGCGGCGGTGCCAGGTCGCTGAGCAGGAAGTGGCCGCGGACGAGCTGCCTGATACTGCCTTCGATCGCGCCATCGGGCGCGTGGGGGAACTCTCGCCTCGCCGCTGCCACCAGCCGGGGAAAGGGCGTGGGGTCCGCCGCGGCCGCCAGGAGCTGCCGGACCACCCGGGTGTGGCGCACGGTTCCGACCAACTGCCGTTCTCCGCTGCGGTCATGGTGATCGACCAGCACCAGTCGGCCGTCCCGTACGGCGTGCAGGTTGTTGGCCGTGAGCCGCGCACACTCCAGTACGGCGGGCACATCGAGCAGCATCTCCAGAACGCCGTCCAGCCAGGCCGCGTCCGGCCGGGTCACGCGGCGCCCGTCACCGACCGGCTCCCGCGCGGGCACGGATCCGAATCCGGCGAGACCGACCCCCGCGAAGAGGCCGAAAGGCGTGGGGCGGTGGGCCATGCGCGAGTGGTACTTCGTCAGCGAGATCGCGATACGGCGAAGGGACTTGAGTTTGAGCCGCTCCCCGGCGACGGCACGGTCGACCTCCGCCGCCAGGCTCGCACTGGCCAGGCTCACCGCCTCCATGAGCCGCGGGTCGGCGGCGAGTTCCGCTATCTGGTGGCGCAACCAGCTTTCTTCGTACGGGGCTTCGCCGGACGGATCGGGCCGCCGGGCCGGGGCGTCGTCCGAGGGCAGCGGGAGGGCCGCGGCGCGTACCAGAGCCAGTTTTCCGCACTCGAAATCAACGTCACCCGTATCCCCCACGATTTCCCTCGCCCGTCCCCGCCCCGGTCCCCGCACACCGCTTCACCCGACGATGGTGCGGGGTGGCGGGGACGACGTCCCGGCACCACCCCGCACCTGTGGATCAGCCGCAGTTCCAGGAGGTGGGCGGACAGACCTGCGTCATGAGCTTCGACTCCTGGGCAGGCACGGTGACCGTGGCCGAATCCATGATGTCCATGTCCAGGTCGAGGTCGAATTCGTCCATGTTGATGGTGACGTTCTCCATGGTCCCCTCCAAAGAAAGACGTTGAATTCCGGAGCGCTTTTGGCTTCTCCGGAGCAATTCCGGTGGGTGCGATGGTCTTTCGCAACCACCCGGGTATTCCATCCAAGCTCACAGGCCACGTCAAGCACGTTTGTCACACGCGGCGTTGATCCGCCGTAGCCTCGCCTCGGGCGTATACCTGTGCCTCTACCTGCGCCTCCACCTGTCCCTCACGGTCGGTCGAACGCCCGTGACGATGGGGAGCGGCGACTCCACCATCACAACCGCCCCTTAAGGCGTAGAACGCAAATAATCCCCAAAAGGGGCATACGAAACAATCCATGTTTCGGCGCCCATCCAATGAATCGGGATCGGGGCCCCAGCAGTGATCCACAAGGCACGCACTAGCCTGGTCATCCGTGACAGAGACACTTTCGGCAGGTTTGCCGGAGCTGACCGCGGGGCGGCTGGTCGGCAGCTGGCAGTTCGATCCGTACGCGCTGGTGCTGGTGCTGCTCCTGGGCGGCCTCTACGCAGCGGGCGTCGTACGGCTCGCGCGGCGTGGTGAGCGGTGGCCGGTCGCCCGGACGGTGGCGTACGCGGGCCTCGGGCTCGGGGCGATCGTGGTCGCGACGATGTCCGGGCTGGCGGTCTACGATCATGAGCTGTTCTGGCCCGCCGCGGTACAGAACATCGTGCTCGATCTGATCGCCCCGCTCGGCCTGGCACTCGGCGACCCCCTCGCACTGGCGCTGCGGGCGCTTCCGGAACGCGGCCCGGTGTCTCGGCGACTGCGTGCCGCGGCGTCCGGCAGGGTGCTGCGGCTGCTGACCTTTCCGCTGGTCAGCACCGTCCTCGTGCTCGCCTCCGAGCTGGCGATCTACTTCACGCCGTACTTTTCGACAACATTGCGGCACGGTCCGCTGCACGAGCTGATGTATCTGCAACTACTGGTCACCGGGAGCCTCTTCGTGCTGCCGATGCTGACCCGCGAGGAGCTGCTGCCCGCCTGGTGCAGCCATCCGGTGCGGGCGCTTCTCGTCTTCCTGGACGGGCTGGTGGACGCGGTGCCGGGCATCGTGGTCATGACCAGCGGAACGGCGATCGCGGGCGGCTGGTACGCCACACAGCACCGCCCCTGGGACCCGAGTCCACAGCAGGACCAGATGATCGGCGGCGGGCTGATGCTGACCATCGCCGAGCTGGTCGGGCTGCCGTTCCTGATCGCGGTCTTCGTGGAGTGGGTGCGCGCCGAGCGGGCGAAGACCGCGGCGCTGGACGCCCGGCTGGACCGCGAGCTGGCCACGACGGCGGGGACGGCGACCGGGGTGGCTACGGTGAGCGGGCCGGTTTCGGCGGGCGAGGCGGCCGGGACGGCCACGGTGAACGGGCCGGTCTCGGGCACACCGGCCGCCCAGGAGACGGCGGCCGCGCCGCAGCCGGAGATGACGCGGCCCTGGTGGGAGACGGACCAGGGGGCCGTGGGCGAGCGCTTCCGGCGCGGCGGCGGGCGCTGAGCGCCGGTCGCCGGGGCAGGCACAGCGGCCCGGCCGGGGCGCCACCCCGCGCACGGACTGCGCACGCACGGGGTGGCGATTCGGCCGTGCTTCCGGCCGACAGGCTGCCCGGCACCGCAGTGGGGTAGAACCTCTTCCATGCCGATATCCGCACGCCGGGCCGCGATTGCCGCCCTCACCGTCGTGGCGACCGCCGTCGCCGGATGTTCCTCCGTACGGACCCACCCGGACGCGAAAGGCTCCGCACACTCCGGAGCGCCGGGCCCCTCCTCGTCCTCCTCCGGGCCGGGCGGGTCGATACCCGTCGGCCCCGGTCCCCAGCCCGCGTACACCGTCCAGCCGCAGCCGTCCCCCGGCTCCTGCCACGTCCGTCACACCGCCGGCAAGCAGCCGCTGCCCGACGCGAAGTGCACCCCAGGGGCGACGAATCCCAAGGTCACGGCGGCGACGCTCAAGACGACGATCTGCCGCAGCGGCTACACCAAGGGCATCCGGCCGCCGGTGAACATCACCAGCCGCGAGAAGAAGGCCAACGCCGCCTCGTACGCCTATACCGGTCCGCTGCACGACGCCGAGTACGACCACCTCATCAGCCTCCAGCTGGGCGGCGACCCCAACGACCCGCGCAACCTCTGGGTCGAGCCGCCGTCCCCGGGGCACCGGCCCGGCGCCGGACCCAACAACCCCAAGGATGTGGTGGAGAACCGGCTCAAGGCCGCCATCTGCTCGGGCAAGACCGATCTGACCAAGGCCCAGGAGGCCATCGCGCACGACTGGACGACCGCGGAGGCGGTGCTCGGCCTCAAGCAGTAGCCCGGTCAGGATGCTGAACGAGCCGAAGGGCTTCGGCCCTGACGTCGGCGTCGAGCTGTGCCGGTGTTCTGTCGCTGTATTCGAGCGTGTCGTACTCGTCGTCCAGTGCGGCGAGTCGTTCGGCCAGGGGCAGCTGGTGCCCGAAGTGCTGGTGGATACGGAACGCCAACTCACGTGGCGACAGCTCGCCGGCCAGCATCCGAGCGGCAAGTGCTCGTGCGGCGGCTTCCCGTCCGGCAACTCCGTCGAACGGGTAGAAGGTGAGGCCCAGTTCATGAAGTGCTGGGGGAAGGAGCTCGGGGACGTCGTATATCGCCTCCGTTCGTGTGCACGCCGCCAAGGTCCGCAGAGCAGGACTGTCCAGGCCGTCGACGAGTGCCTCACAGGCACCCGCAACGACGTCGGTTGCGCTGATCTCGCCAATGCTCCAGAGGACGGCGCGGTCCTGAAGCTCGCGGGCTGCTGATTCGTTCGACGGCATGTGTCCATGGTGTCGTCATGGGGTTGAGCAGGTCGAGCGGATTACGCTGCGATACCTGCCGAACAGGGAGCTCCGAGCTGACTCACGGAGTGGATCGTGTGATCCGCATCGGTGAAACTGGCCACCATGACAAGGGATCGGACAGCTGGATTCATAGGCGGCATATTCGGGGTCGTCTTCATCGGGGTGAACGCTGGTTCCCTGCCGCCGGTCGTCGGCCTCCCCTTGCGGGCGCTGGCGGTTGCCGCGTTCGTCGGGCTGGCCGTCGT is a genomic window of Streptomyces gilvosporeus containing:
- a CDS encoding lantibiotic dehydratase, with the translated sequence MGDTGDVDFECGKLALVRAAALPLPSDDAPARRPDPSGEAPYEESWLRHQIAELAADPRLMEAVSLASASLAAEVDRAVAGERLKLKSLRRIAISLTKYHSRMAHRPTPFGLFAGVGLAGFGSVPAREPVGDGRRVTRPDAAWLDGVLEMLLDVPAVLECARLTANNLHAVRDGRLVLVDHHDRSGERQLVGTVRHTRVVRQLLAAAADPTPFPRLVAAARREFPHAPDGAIEGSIRQLVRGHFLLSDLAPPPDCTAPLDHVCERMRGVDHPTVRELYVIQAELGALDAAPAEGRRARLDAVRERMRAVQPATDVLQTDLALDVRLTLPREVAREAERAATVLWRTSPVHRGNPHLRDYHLAFLERYGTDRPVPVLELLDETRGLGLPRHYRRPGAPRPAPETGARETRDRVLGELLMAAARSGAREVVLDEETVRALEPAERGPAPLSMEVGAELVAPGWDALCGGDFHLVLAPQAVSPLAGATFSRFAPVLGRATAQVQELALRTERSAPDDEIPACVAFRPRVMRSANVSAVPQWLSHRIPLGVGPAAAETARERDDPRRPHDLRALHDPHELHELHNPHELHDLRVENLAVSADTDGLRLLDTLTGRRVRPLSYSMLNPSSRHLPYVARFLLEIGQEGRAFCAPWSWGSWASAPALPRVRHARTVLAPARWLPDRALCAAADRGDEEWCGQVGQWRRRWDVPRQVLLTKADHRVAVDLDDPLHLLAFRDEVRRAPGLTLVERFGGRVERQWFRGPEGSHAAEFFFPVFARPSGPSAAHGTGPSTVHGTRQARPVAAPVPVPTSGTDRVRGPRAHLPGGEWLYAKIYVPQARQPEVLARHLGPLTDPGLLRRAGADLWFFLRYEDPAPHIRLRFHGEPESLWPVLLPELHAWAQAREEAGVIGKVVLDTYEPEVERYGGPDALGHAERLFHADSESVVTLLATTPDQLPDRLADPTLPAALGILDIVTGLGAPDEALGWLSSPSVLARRGDIPRDRKRAVAALLDSGARPRPPAAVDGRGAGWSTGWSTRGPALSGLREALSAGVTDPGRSGRIALSLTHMHCNRLLGPRPEQELTAHATAREALALWLGRQRNHTGHRG
- a CDS encoding cytochrome c oxidase assembly protein translates to MTETLSAGLPELTAGRLVGSWQFDPYALVLVLLLGGLYAAGVVRLARRGERWPVARTVAYAGLGLGAIVVATMSGLAVYDHELFWPAAVQNIVLDLIAPLGLALGDPLALALRALPERGPVSRRLRAAASGRVLRLLTFPLVSTVLVLASELAIYFTPYFSTTLRHGPLHELMYLQLLVTGSLFVLPMLTREELLPAWCSHPVRALLVFLDGLVDAVPGIVVMTSGTAIAGGWYATQHRPWDPSPQQDQMIGGGLMLTIAELVGLPFLIAVFVEWVRAERAKTAALDARLDRELATTAGTATGVATVSGPVSAGEAAGTATVNGPVSGTPAAQETAAAPQPEMTRPWWETDQGAVGERFRRGGGR